AAGACCATCAAACCCCCAGTGCAgaggaagacggggagagcgCTACCCATCTCCCAGAGGACTACGACTGTGCATTTAAACTCAGATGAAGGAGGACCTGGGCCGACCGGGGCCTCTGGGCACCCGGCTGCCGCTCAACAAACCTGCGAAGACCAGGAAGGTGATGAGAGCGGCCTGCAGGTGGATGCGCAGCTTGGGTCGGATATATTTGAGCTGGATGACGGCGCTGTGGAAGATGAAGGAGCAGATGGCCTCCACCAGGCAGGCCTCGGGCACGTCCGTGCGCATGGGGTTCCGGCAGGCCCGGTGCCGGTCGGCGCGGTGCTGCTCGATGAGGCCCAGGCTCCAGACGGCGACCATGTAAGCCCGGGCCAGCAGGGCCCCCGCCATCTGGGCCAGGATCCTCAAGATCCCCGTCTCCACGGCCAGACGCTCCATGGCCATCTTCTGCAGCACGGCGCACGGGTTGCAGAAGGAGCCCGTCAGGGTCAGCCCGTGGATGACCGTGAAGAAGTAGGTGAGCGTGAGGCCAAAGTGGGGCGAGGGGTTCAGGTCGGCCTGGACGGTGAGCTCGTGGGTGCAGGCGCACAGCTGGAAGGTGGCCAGCAGCTCCATGAGGAAGGGCCTCAGCcgtgggccggggcggcggcgggggtcgCCATCAGGGAGGCCCCAGAGGGTGACCACGCGCAGCAGCCCCACCAGGACCACGGTGGCCCCCAGCAACCCGAGGGAGACGTGGGTGTCCTCCAGGTCGCCCAGAGCCCACACCTTCGGCCCCGCCGTGGGGCTGCCCCCCATCAGCCACTCTTCGTCCTCTTCCCAGGACGCCAGATTGTCTTCTGCTGGGCAGGCTGTGTCAAGTCCGGAGTCcaagcctctcctcctcctcctcctccttctcctcctccctgccctccggggccggggctggccAGATCTGGGAAtgagcggaggagggggagggagtcaggagagactGCAGGTCGTTGGTGGAGTTTCACTGCTGAgctgctccctgcccccctccctcccggcctcagATCTCTGGCCAGTTTCGGCCACATGGGACCCTCCCGCTCCCCTACCCCCTCTCTCTCCGAGCAGGCACATCTGTCCTTTGCCCACGGGAGGAAGGCGCCTTGCAGTGTGACCCCCTCCCACTTTTCCCCCACTGACCACCACGCTGTTCACCCATTCTGGGTGGACCCAAGAGTAACCTCGGTCTagtcccctctagaccttaagatcatcgtggacagggaacgtgtctgtttattgttatattgaactctcccaagcgcttagtacagtgctctgcacacagtaagtgctcaataaatacgactgaatgaacgaatgaaccccagctttctgctccaacccagcctggcccagtgccTGCCAGTGGAATTCCACAACAGGCCCACCGGGCCCCTCTCCGCCCTCTCACCTGAATCGGATTCGTGCTGCCAACCGAGGCCACTGGGTCAGCGAGAGGCCaggtttctcctcccttcctggagAATGCTTTCTTCCCCGGCCGCTAGAACGTTTCAATCAACATCAAAGATGTTCTCCCAGATTGTCAAATATAGATCCAAGGTGGCGGTAATAACCGAGTCGAGGAGGCAGGTGACCTTTCCGGCACACGGTGATTTGCAGAGGGCTCTGGACCCGTTTGTATCTGATGGTCCCGTTCAGTGGACTCTTATTCTCCTGCGTGAAGATACAGCTCGAAACGCTGAAGTTGCAAACGGACTCCACTTGAAGTGTGATATTTTGCCTGCCTTTTTCATTCGGTTGAAAACTTCAAGGAGAACGACTCTGCTTCTCTTGGACACAGAGGGCTCCGCACTGCTCTCTGATCACTGTGGGCGTGGACAAATGCCAGCGGTCGGTCAGCAAATATTTATGTTGCACCCGCGGGCCGTGTAGTGACGTGGAAGGACAACCACTAGGCACTCCGGTGCTCGCTTGTCTAAGCACTTCCTATccgcccttcctttctctttcgctTTGGTCTCCCTGCTGATTCCCCTGCTCTCTGAGCCGCACAGAAACCCCCACGGCCGGGGAGggcccaagagggcttccctgagacTTCTGACCCGACCCCGAAGCTCGGACAATCCCGGGGGccacaatcagtcgatcgatcggtggtattgatcgagtgcttactgggtgcagagcagtctaccGGGTGTCTACCCTGTGTACAGCACTGCAATGGatcctaatgtgtgcagagcactgtaccgggcacttGGGAGCACACAAAAAAGTACAGATAGG
This sequence is a window from Ornithorhynchus anatinus isolate Pmale09 chromosome 20, mOrnAna1.pri.v4, whole genome shotgun sequence. Protein-coding genes within it:
- the AQP11 gene encoding aquaporin-11 isoform X3, coding for MGGSPTAGPKVWALGDLEDTHVSLGLLGATVVLVGLLRVVTLWGLPDGDPRRRPGPRLRPFLMELLATFQLCACTHELTVQADLNPSPHFGLTLTYFFTVIHGLTLTGSFCNPCAVLQKMAMERLAVETGILRILAQMAGALLARAYMVAVWSLGLIEQHRADRHRACRNPMRTDVPEACLVEAICSFIFHSAVIQLKYIRPKLRIHLQAALITFLVFAGGSITGAVFNPALALSLHMKCFQGEFHNFAIVYWVGPTAGIAMMVLMYRFFLPWLNRKRSLKFE
- the AQP11 gene encoding aquaporin-11 isoform X1, with protein sequence MGGSPTAGPKVWALGDLEDTHVSLGLLGATVVLVGLLRVVTLWGLPDGDPRRRPGPRLRPFLMELLATFQLCACTHELTVQADLNPSPHFGLTLTYFFTVIHGLTLTGSFCNPCAVLQKMAMERLAVETGILRILAQMAGALLARAYMVAVWSLGLIEQHRADRHRACRNPMRTDVPEACLVEAICSFIFHSAVIQLKYIRPKLRIHLQAALITFLVFAGKRSEQQDEVWTGVGRDRRQGGGGSITGAVFNPALALSLHMKCFQGEFHNFAIVYWVGPTAGIAMMVLMYRFFLPWLNRKRSLKFE